The genomic interval TTCAACATTTTGAATACGGCTGTAAGCAAATGTTGCATCCGAATCAATCATTTTCAGACGGTAAAAATTGCTACCCTGCTTAGGAGTTAGGTCGGAATACAGATAAGATACAAGTGCGCTGCTTTCACCTTTCGCAGCTACTGTTGCAATATTTTTCCAGGATTTTCCATTAACACTATGTTCAATTTCGAACCTGTCACTGTTTGTTTCGGCCGTTGTAGCCCAGCTTAGCATAGCGGTCTGGTTTTCTCCTTTTTTGGCCGTAAAGTAGGTTAAGGTAACAGGTAATGGTGCCAGTACAGTAACTATTGTATTATTATTTATATTGATAGCACCTGTGGTCGTAAGCCCTTTTCCGGTAAGAGTAGCACCCTGTAATAAATTAATAGCTCCGGCGGCAACGATTGTACCACTGAATGCAGAAGCAATTCCCAATTCAACGGATCCGCTAATTTGCCAGTAGACGTTGGTAGGTAAAGCTCCGTTCTGTAAAATTACCCTTGATCCCGGGCTGGTAGTTAAAGCACCATTTATTTGAATTATAAAAACAGCATCGGCATCATCACCAGCATCCAGGATCAGATCGCCTGTTAACGTTGCAGCACCTCCCAGATAATAAATTTGTGGAGTCAGTGGTGGTGTTAAAGTCTGTAATGGCGAAGTAAGGACACTATTATTGATCCTGCCCTGCAAGTTGTTATATGCTGAAATGACATCAGCTGCAACGGTAGCAGTAACACTGCCCGGATTGTAACGTGTTCCCAATTGTGTAACGGTAGCAAATCCAACGTATGATTCCTGATTGGTGCCAACATCGCCCACAATGGTAGTTGCCCCGAGATTAGTAACGAGCCCGGCTCCGGTAAATAATGCAAACCCCGTAGCAGTTCCTAATGACGGTGCAGTTGGCGACTGTCCAAAGGTTAAATCTGACGAAAATAGTGAGATAATTATTGCTACAACTGATAATAGATTTTTCGACATATTGATTGATATTTTACATGAACTAGTTTCAATATGACAAAGTTAAATGTTCGATTATTCGAAATAATTATAGAATATTTTCTTTAATTTACAGAATTCACACATTTTCCAGCATGATGCGTTTATTGTTCTTATGCTGCTTATAAAAAGAGGGAGTTAGTCCGGTGACTTTTTTAAATTGACTTGATAAATGTGCTACACTGCTGTAATTCAGTATATAAGATATTTGGGTTAGATTGAGCTCATCATATGAAATCAATTCTTTAACACGTTCAATTTTATGAGCAATAATATAATGCTCAATAGTAGTGCCTTTTGCCTCTGAAAAGATATTAGCCAAATATGTATAGTCATGATTTAGCCGGTAACTGATATAATCCGAATTTTTTACTCCTGGAAGCTTATCGGTATAATGTACCATTTCTAAAATAACATGCTTTATTTTTTCAATGAGCATGGCTTTTTTATCATCCATTAATTCAAGGCCAGATTCCATTAAAGCGATTCTTAAATGATCTCGTTGTTCTGCTGTTATATTTTCTTTAATCTCTATTTCGCCTAAATCCATTATTCCACAGCTAAGTCCAAGATTATTCAGCTCAGATTTTACCAACATTTTGCACCTGGTGCTTACCATGTATTTGATATATAATTTCAATTTGTTTTACTTAAAGTTGAAAGATGAGAAAGTTTTATGTAGAAATATTTCTACATAAAATTGATAAAAATGAAGTACATGCTTTTATTGTGCGTATAATGTACGAACATGGTGTAGTTGTGAATGATAGTAAAAATATCAAGCCATTCTAATTCGCCTGCCGAGGATTTAAACGAGAATGTCATTTTGAATCTGTTGTCACTGGGATGAATTATTCGCAGATGTCAGTAAATGATGTTTTTATCAAATCTTTTAAATTATTTTTGTCCGAAACTTATACTTATTCCAT from Dyadobacter sp. NIV53 carries:
- a CDS encoding ice-binding family protein, encoding MSKNLLSVVAIIISLFSSDLTFGQSPTAPSLGTATGFALFTGAGLVTNLGATTIVGDVGTNQESYVGFATVTQLGTRYNPGSVTATVAADVISAYNNLQGRINNSVLTSPLQTLTPPLTPQIYYLGGAATLTGDLILDAGDDADAVFIIQINGALTTSPGSRVILQNGALPTNVYWQISGSVELGIASAFSGTIVAAGAINLLQGATLTGKGLTTTGAININNNTIVTVLAPLPVTLTYFTAKKGENQTAMLSWATTAETNSDRFEIEHSVNGKSWKNIATVAAKGESSALVSYLYSDLTPKQGSNFYRLKMIDSDATFAYSRIQNVEIGMTNLRTVLYPNPAFDKLTLDVDDINQIERVQLNDILGKVVYDQSRTSLTGISANVDMNNLSSGMYIARITRAKGAVTLVKILKQ
- a CDS encoding AraC family transcriptional regulator is translated as MDLGEIEIKENITAEQRDHLRIALMESGLELMDDKKAMLIEKIKHVILEMVHYTDKLPGVKNSDYISYRLNHDYTYLANIFSEAKGTTIEHYIIAHKIERVKELISYDELNLTQISYILNYSSVAHLSSQFKKVTGLTPSFYKQHKNNKRIMLENV